A genomic stretch from Scheffersomyces stipitis CBS 6054 chromosome 6, complete sequence includes:
- the HXT2.5 gene encoding possible hexose transporter (go_component integral to membrane~go_function transporter activity~go_process transport) — protein sequence ISDYVYHDQHWWKYNHFRKLHWYIFVLTLTSTNNGYDGSMLNGLQSLSTWKDAMGNPEGYILGALANGTIFGGVLAVAFASWACDRFGRKLTTCFGSIVTVIGAILQGASTNYAFFFVSRMVIGFGFGLASVASPTLIAELSFPTYRPTCTALYNVFWYLGAVIAAWVTYGTRTIVSAYSWRIPSYLQGLLPLVQVCLVWWVPESPRFLVSKGKIEKAREFLIKFHTGNDTQEQATRLVEFELKEIEAALEMEKINSNSKYTDFITIKTFRKRIFLVAFTACMTQLSGNGLVSYYLSKVLISIGITGEKEQLQINGCLMIYNLVLSLAVAFTCYLFRRKALFIFSCSFMLLSYVIWTILSAINQQRNFEQKGLGQGVLAMIFIYYLAYNIGLNGLPYLYVTEILPYTHRAKGINLYSLVINITLIYNGFVNAIAMDAISWKYYIVYCCIIAVELVVVIFTYVETFGYTLEEVARVF from the coding sequence ATTTCCGATTATGTTTACCACGATCAACATTGGTGGAAGTATAATCACTTTCGCAAATTGCACTGGTATATCTTCGTTCTTACACTTACATCAACCAACAACGGCTATGATGGTTCTATGCTTAACGGTTTGCAATCATTGAGTACCTGGAAAGATGCCATGGGAAACCCTGAAGGTTATATCCTAGGAGCTCTTGCAAATGGTACTATATTTGGAGGTGTTCTTGCTGTAGCCTTTGCTTCTTGGGCCTGTGACAggtttggaagaaaatTGACTACTTGTTTCGGTTCGATAGTTACTGTTATTGGTGCAATATTACAGGGTGCTTCAACTAACTATGCATTTTTTTTTGTCTCTAGAATGGTCATTGGATTTGGATTTGGTCTTGCTAGTGTTGCTTCTCCAACATTAATCGCAGAACTCTCCTTTCCTACTTATAGACCTACATGCACTGCCCTTTACAATGTTTTCTGGTACTTGGGAGCTGTTATCGCTGCTTGGGTTACCTACGGTACCAGGACTATAGTGAGTGCATATTCATGGAGAATTCCATCTTACTTGCAAGGTTTACTACCCTTGGTTCAAGTATGTCTAGTTTGGTGGGTACCTGAGTCGCCAAGATTCTTAGTTTCAAAGGGTAAGATTGAAAAAGCTAGAGAATTTTTGATCAAATTCCATACAGGCAATGATACCCAAGAGCAAGCTACTAGATTGGTTGAATTCGAACTTAAGGAAATCGAAGCTGCATTAGAGATGGAGAAAATCAATTCAAACTCTAAGTATACTGACTTCATTACGATTAAGACtttcagaaagagaatttTCTTGGTTGCCTTTACTGCTTGTATGACTCAATTATCCGGCAATGGTCTAGTGTCTTACTACTTGAGTAAAGTTTTGATCTCGATTGGTATTACGGGTGAGAAggaacaattgcaaattaatGGTTGCTTGATGATTTACAACCTTGTTCTTTCATTGGCTGTTGCATTCACCTGTTACttgttcagaagaaaggctttgttcattttctcttgttctttcaTGTTGCTTTCGTACGTCATCTGGACTATTCTCTCTGCTATCAACCAACAAAGAAATTTTGAACAGAAAGGTTTGGGTCAAGGTGTTTTGGCAATGATCTTTATATACTATCTTGCATACAATATTGGGCTTAACGGATTACCATATTTGTATGTTACTGAAATCTTGCCATACACACACAGAGCTAAAGGTATCAATCTCTACTCTCTTGTCATCAACATCACCCTTATTTATAACGGTTTTGTCAATGCTATTGCTATGGATGCAATTTCATGGAAATACTATATCGTCTACTGCTGTATCATTGCCGTTGAATTGGTTGTTGTTATCTTCACTTATGTTGAGACTTTCGGATACAcgttggaagaagttgctcGTGTTTTT